A segment of the Manihot esculenta cultivar AM560-2 chromosome 13, M.esculenta_v8, whole genome shotgun sequence genome:
tgaaataatatttttttagaaaaatatttaataattttagctttttttataaaatttattttaaattatataataaaattttttaaagttgaatttaaatataagtAATACAaagactttaaatttatataaattttaaaattaaataactaattaaaattaaattatgcataaaaatataatttaaatttaaataaagattaatttttaaaataacaaaagttttatattatttcttaacGAATCAAAATTAGAGTGCAAttagtaattattaaataagtaaGAGCAGTTCAAAAATTCTCATTATttctcatttttatatatattatatattattaattaaaataatattattattaaaattaattttacgagaaaaaattaattaatttataaaataaataaaataaaatacataatatatattatatataaaaaaaaacacatgctattaagaaaaattaattttatactaaTTTTACTTTACGGTCTATTTTAGGTAAGGTATATTTTATCATTTCATTTCATGATGAAATATTAATattgtaatattatttataaaaaattaatataaaattaactcaatcaatttttaatttattatttatacataataaatcaatttataataataaaaattaaaaatatataaataaaaaaataatttattaaaaaaataaatataatattacctattcagatgatttaaaaataaaacattcttattaattttataataatacacgattttttctccattttatAGTGATATATAACTTTTTCCTCTTATAATTATTCATAAGTGACGAATTTCTCTTTTTGATCGTAGAGATTTATAACTCTGACACAATTTTCGTTGTAATTTACGGCTTAAAatgctaaaattataaaaaaattattatatgaatatttatatacaagaaatataaaaataaaaattaatatatgcaAAGATAATAATAGAATTGATATGATATTAAcacatattattataatataaaaataggattaatctaatttataaattataaagatgagaattaataaatttatcatattttattattagatttaaattataaaaaaattaatatatgaggGAGAGAGATTAACTTTTAGAGAACTAATCTCTTAGTTCTCTAACACagtgaaaattttctttttgaattaGATCAATGATATATATACTAATTGGTTAGTTTGGCTTTCAGTCCTACAAGATTTAACGTGAGCCCTTGTGGCTTGCGCGCCGCACATTAATAAAATACAAGTTTAATTCATATCTTATTTGTCGTATCACATTAATGACATTTTTTGTACACTTATTTAATATTTCGGCAGCCGTACATTAATAAAAGACAAGTTTAATCTATATCTTATTTATCGTATCACGTTAATTCGATTTTCTGCACACTTATTTAATGTTTCAGAGAAAACTAAAGttattgtttataatataagagGTCGATATCTCATACTGGTTCTATCAGGTCGTCTCTAGTTTGTATAGTCTTTATAAAAGTCGGTGGTCTCCACATTAAGTTTTTATGTGTGGTACGAGCATTGGATTAATTGGTATACTCGTTTTAGGCGTTGGAAAGTCAATTATGTTAAAAGTCCGACATTTGTGCTCTATAAATCGAGTTTTATATAATCCAAtctaattaaatagaaaaattaaatagagaaaTTTACACGCTTCTTTCAAATCACATATTCACGTATTATGATCTTTGGTAGGTTGTATGTTTTACACATTATCAATTACCTtggcaaaaataaataaatgagagCATGGATTCGGGGAAAACCAAAAACCTAATTTATTGCAAAAAATATAGTCAAACTACATTGATGAAGTTGCTTCGATTCAGAGACACATGGAGTAGATACTCTtgtttttattgcttatttgttagattaaattattttttaattttattaaaatttacacTTAAATGTTTACAACTCTCAAACCTCTCATATAACTTTCTCCTACCTAATAAATTTTGCTAAGATATATAGTTGCACTCCTTTATGCATtgctaaaaataaatatataataattctaataagtataattcaaaatttttaaaattatatttcattagTTCTGTAATacaatattttgatttttattttatagctcagtaaattaaattaatttattataatatgaatattttatatgtATCTTGAATCTATGAGCCCAGATATGAATTTACCTGGAGAAATTGTTTGGGATTTTGCTGCCTCGTTGGACAGGGAGAATTGAGAGCCACGATTCTGATATCTTGATTCTGGAATGTATAGCCTGCCGTGTGGCTATCCTCCTAGCTAGCTGTTAGGCTTCAAGTCTGTAATTGTAGAAAGAGATTCTGAAACAGTGATCCAGGCTCTTCAAGGTTTAAGATTCAAGATGTCATCCTTGATATTTATATGGGAAATCGCCAAATCCTACGATCAACCaggtttttttttcctttgctaAAAGAGGATGTAATCAGGCTGCCTCATTTATGCATGATTCTTCTCTCAATTTGTGAAAAAGCTTCTGCTAGCTGAAGCTTGACACTTCGTAATAGATAAGCCAAAAGTTTAtcaaaatctttattttttcgCAATATAATGATCCCAACTTGGCATGGCCATAATGAAATGAGAGATAATTACTATTATATCTCTATAATTTTACTTAGCAACAAAGAGAAGGATGGAGTTCCATCAATTAGCCATAAGGCCCTAAAACATTTTGCTACTTTATTGAGCATTGAGAGAAAATAAAGGTCATAGCATAAGAGCTTTAATGGGAATCCAAAGTTTCTTGTAAAAGATCGAAGACCAAACATAAGCTCAGAAACTTCACAGATTTTAAGAACATAAATACAAGCATAATATGtaattgaaattataatttacccttaattgattgttgattccAAATCCCAGTAGGATCAAAAACTTGATTATATATAGTTACTGTAATAAAGTGGCTAACTAATTATGCTTAATTAAGCTTCAATCTCAAACCTTGGACACTTGATGGAGCCCATTGATATATCAATCTCAATCAAGTTTTCTTCCTCGTTCATCTCATTTAGTTCTGCTAAAAGCTCCATTAGAGTATGTTGCTTAAAGAATGAACCTGCTGTTGTGAAATCTGGCAATTTCTTCTGCAGATTAAACTTGGGTTCTTCTTTATTACAAATGTAGTGTCCGCCAGGAAGCGCAATCTCAATGAGACTTTCCTCATCAGAAATAGATCCATCAGACAAGACATCCGGGATCTGAAATGTCTTGTCTTGGAATGGCCAGTCGGCTTCAGAATCCTGATCACTAGTTGATGAACGGTAGAGGCAGCAGTCACTCTCTGATCTGGCTATGTGCTCATCAATCTGGCCAATATCTGCATCTTCCtgatcttctttctcttctttgatGGATTCATCTTCAGGCATTCGTTCTTTACAGAcaatatcttcttcttcttcttcttctttttcttctatgCGAGGTGATTCCGGTGTAGTTTCCTGATCAGGGGTGACTGATTTACCTACCAACTTTGGTTTTTGCTTGAAGAACTTGAAGAAAAGAGGAGATAAAGTTAATACTGATGTGAGAAGGACGGATGATGAGAACCCAAATCCAAGAAAAGCAGCAAGAACTAGAACAAGAACAGATATCCATGATAAAGGGTTTTTGAAGAAACAAAAAAGAGAAGGCATTTGATCCTGATCAGCTTTTGTATCTCCTCTTAATTATGTACTTACGAGTTAACACCTCCTTTCTGAtcaattctttaaaaataaaaaataaaagaaaatgtatAAAGAAGGTGattttctactttttttttttttttgaaatgttaGATCTATGAAAGATAGAACTAAGTAAGATTCAAAAAAAGAATGCAGAAACTGGAAGATCTACTGGTGAGTTTGTTCTTTCTGGACATGAAACAATCAAACAAGAAAGAGAATTTGCAGAGGAGAGAAATAGGAACCAAAGAAAGAATGAACAAGAAGAAGCATTTgttataaaacatgaaaagaaactTAGTTTTTTGCTCATATAACAGCAATCAGATGGTCTTCTTCCTCTGCAGTGATTCTCTTGAAACGCCCAAAACCCCAGGTGTTCCCCAATTGATTTACACTCTCAGAGCCTGGATATTAGAGAAGCCATGTGCTCACATCTGAGCTCACCACATGGCAGTTTGCCTCCAACTTCGACGaggaaaaacatttaaaaaaaagaatcagAGAACACgagataaatattatattaattgttCCCCTTCAGCCATTTCCATGCTTCACTCCACTAACCCTAAATCAAAGCTTTAATGAAGATGGGAAACAAGCATTACCCATTAACATTTCTTCCCTCTACATGAATTCTTCTCATTTCTATCAAAAGAAACTGGCTTTGAAAGGAAAATATTTGAAAGAGTTTAAGAAGATGACTccagtttcatctctggaagcCTCAAAATTTCTGTTTgtggattaataaaataaaactcaaatCAAGATCATCCATGGCTAGTCAAAACTCAGAAACTCTTTTCTTGTGTTTCCCTCGTCACCTTTTTCAGTGGCAATGCAAAGGCTGTACAATCACAAAAAGACTAAAGCTAGTATTCACATGTCCACTGTATACCATTTGTTATAACAAACCTATGTCAGATTCTGCTGTCATACACAAAACCCTAGAGACCTAGCTATGGCTTGGAAACCTGAGACAGACTTGACTTGGACCGTTGGATCCCATTTTCTAGCGTTTCTGATTACAGTTGAAGAAGTTCTACTTATGAAACAGAATAATTTAGAGTTTGAGTAACAACAGAAACTAATTATAATATCACTgaaatattaacaaatttaacttttttaatttaagaatttttaattttgaaagagATTGAattcttatataattttaaaaattcatttaaattcttttcttataaaataaattctacgaaaaataaagaaaaaatacagGCAAATAACAGAAAGGTAGAATATTCTTGAGTACTTGCTCCAAATCATAGAATCCAAAGCTTTCCATTTGACTTAATTAAAATCTATCTTTTAAACTACACTTTTGTAGTTGAATTTAGTTTGTAAAGAGAATTATATAGTAATTCAATTTTTCAAAAAGtaagtaataatttaaaaatattattcttgcatttttggattaaatttatccatatttaatttgttataaattgagattaaaaagaaaagaaaagaaaaagggaataACAAAAGTTATAaatcatataattaatatttccattttttaaagtaaataaactttttttttgaaaagaaagtaaataaactttatatatgcttatcaataataaataaataaataaaatttataaatcaaaaAGCAAATAGTCATTATTCTAAGTTGCACAACACAGGACTCGTATAAAAACATGTAACCCTAATTaagtttttgtttattttatgaaaaatatttttttaaaaaatattttttattttttaatatctagaataattaaaaaaaaagttcaataataaatattttcttaattaaaaaaattaagttattttaatgaaaataatttcttttaaaaaaaagaaaatcatttatatattttgataattttattaatccctatatataaaattactaatatattttatttttttaaaattaaaattaaaattaaataataaaaaataatttaatttatcagtaaaaaataacaataaaaaataaattaatttataaaaaaaatttttgtaaaaaaatttttcaaatacaaattatttttcatacataaataaaattataaaccattataTTATTATCAATCTAATAgacttacaattttttttttttaagcaaaactacttattatattgataaaatttcatcaaataaaaagCGATATCATCCCAAATAAAAAGATGATTAtacctaatagattctctagccaaagtatgagcagttagagtagtaTTACAACGAATCCATTtaatagaaatatcagttctagagtctaacaaaaatttataatcattcaaaatcaaaccattgcataagataatttgagaAAAATGATTCTCAAATGTCTGtctaaacccctgcataagataatttggcaaatacGCTCATCCTTCTTTCacatctctcgagcataaatcattaaagtctctcAAATAAAGTTACGAAAGAGAGTTTCTACGAGATAACGTTCGAATAATGTTTCAagactgacgtcgtcgttgcgattccgaAAATCCATAATAaccagtaaacctccattgaatattaccttccgaaataatcgaatcaataaaatttgaagaaaagtcaaCCACAGAAACAAACACATGACTCTTTCATATTAACGAAATGCTTCCTCCCAATCATTGTCTATtaactgagaagcaaccatcaaaatgtaaaaaaattacgaaaaaattctatacgagaactaagagcttttgtttccatcaaaaataaaatatccggcttgtaactagtaaccaaatccttcaatacaTTAATTGTCCGAGGATTGCCGAGTACTCGACAGTTTCAATACAGGACGATCATTGCTTTCGGCTATTCCGGCCTTTGACGGAATGAGCTGCTTCCCTGTTACCTGtcaaattaatatttgcaaGGGTGTTGTTAGAGGCATCCTGTTAAGAGGAAGGAAAACCTGTAATAACGTTATGTTTAGtgtttattatcatttttttagcATCATCATTTATTTGGGTTGCAATCTCCTCATCAAACTTATCAGAACTGCCTTGACCCATAGAATTCTTGTCCATGTCCATAATATGGTTCTCAATCTCCCTATTTACAATGGATTGTTTTTTGCCAAATAAGGAGAATTGCGTATTATGTACTgccaaattaatatttttaaaattgttatttgatgTCAATCCTGCCATAAATTCCGGTGGGACAGAATTGTCGGAATCACGCAGTCACAGGCTTATCGGTCCGACGAACAGGTGCTCTGAGGAAATCACTCCAACCAAACTtgatattttctttcttcaacCTCAGCCGCAAATCACT
Coding sequences within it:
- the LOC110628961 gene encoding uncharacterized protein LOC110628961, whose product is MPSLFCFFKNPLSWISVLVLVLAAFLGFGFSSSVLLTSVLTLSPLFFKFFKQKPKLVGKSVTPDQETTPESPRIEEKEEEEEEDIVCKERMPEDESIKEEKEDQEDADIGQIDEHIARSESDCCLYRSSTSDQDSEADWPFQDKTFQIPDVLSDGSISDEESLIEIALPGGHYICNKEEPKFNLQKKLPDFTTAGSFFKQHTLMELLAELNEMNEEENLIEIDISMGSIKCPRFEIEA